The Streptomyces griseiscabiei genome includes a window with the following:
- the pcrA gene encoding DNA helicase PcrA: protein MSSLFDDSFLADLQAPRGHAEEPPPPPEDDHVPEPLPDDLFGGKFDAPPDRDAYYRDGAPRPAIDAAALLDGLNENQRAAVVHAGSPLLIVAGAGSGKTRVLTHRIAHLLGERRVHPGQILAITFTNKAAGEMKERVEQLVGPRAHAMWVMTFHSACVRILRRESKKLGFTSSFSIYDAADSKRLMALVCRDLDLDPKRFPPKSFSAKISNLKNELIDEEDFAAQAAGGTSRSSGAESGGGFEKTLAQAYAMYQSRLREANALDFDDLIMTTVNLLRAFPDVAEHYRRRFRHVLVDEYQDTNHAQYALVRELVGTSEHPVDVPPNEWDVPPAELCVVGDADQSIYAFRGATIRNILQFEEDYPDATTILLEQNYRSTQTILSAANAVIERNESRRPKNLWTNAGAGARITGYVADTEHDEAQFVADEIDRLTDAGDAKAGDVAVFYRTNAQSRVFEEVFIRVGLPYKVVGGVRFYERKEVRDVLAYLRVLANPEDSVPLRRILNVPKRGIGDRAEAMIDALSQREKISFPQALKRVDEAYGMAARSTNAVKRFNTLMEDLRTVVESGAGPATILEAVLERTGYLAELQASTDPQDETRIENLQELAAVALEFEQESGAAEGETEGEAAAVTPAGLPAFLERVALVADSDQIPDDEEDGSGVITLMTLHTAKGLEFPVVFLTGMEDGVFPHMRALGQTKELEEERRLAYVGITRARERLYLTRSALRSAWGQPSYNPPSRFLEEIPATHLEWKRTGATAPVSSGPASGIVSSLSSSRSRSSASGASGFATRRGDEKPVVSLAVGDRVTHDQFGLGTVVGVGGAGANAEATIDFGDAKPKRLLLRYAPVEKL from the coding sequence ATGAGCAGCCTCTTTGACGACAGCTTCCTGGCGGACCTCCAGGCCCCCCGCGGCCACGCGGAGGAACCCCCGCCGCCGCCCGAGGACGATCACGTACCGGAGCCGCTTCCGGACGATCTGTTCGGCGGGAAGTTCGACGCGCCACCGGACCGTGACGCGTACTACCGCGACGGCGCTCCCCGCCCCGCGATCGACGCGGCGGCCCTCCTGGACGGGCTGAACGAGAACCAGCGTGCGGCCGTGGTGCATGCCGGATCACCCCTGCTCATCGTCGCGGGCGCCGGCTCCGGCAAGACCCGGGTGCTCACCCACCGCATCGCCCATCTGCTCGGCGAGCGGCGGGTCCATCCCGGCCAGATCCTCGCGATCACCTTCACCAACAAGGCCGCCGGCGAGATGAAGGAGCGCGTCGAGCAGCTCGTCGGCCCGCGCGCCCACGCGATGTGGGTCATGACCTTCCACAGCGCGTGCGTACGCATCCTGCGCCGCGAGAGCAAGAAGCTCGGCTTCACCTCCTCCTTCTCGATCTACGACGCCGCCGACAGCAAGCGGCTGATGGCGCTCGTCTGCCGTGATCTGGACCTCGATCCGAAGCGCTTCCCGCCCAAGTCCTTCAGCGCCAAGATCAGCAATCTGAAGAACGAGCTGATCGACGAGGAGGACTTCGCCGCCCAGGCCGCTGGGGGCACCTCCCGGTCGAGCGGAGCCGAGAGTGGGGGAGGCTTCGAGAAGACCCTCGCCCAGGCCTACGCGATGTACCAGTCCCGCCTCCGCGAGGCGAACGCGCTGGACTTCGACGACCTGATCATGACGACGGTCAATCTGCTGCGCGCCTTCCCGGACGTCGCCGAGCACTACCGCCGCCGCTTCCGGCATGTCCTCGTCGATGAGTACCAGGACACCAACCACGCCCAGTACGCCCTGGTCAGAGAGCTGGTCGGTACCTCCGAGCACCCGGTGGACGTCCCGCCCAACGAGTGGGACGTCCCCCCGGCCGAGCTGTGCGTCGTCGGTGACGCCGACCAGTCGATCTACGCCTTCCGCGGCGCGACCATCCGCAACATCCTCCAGTTCGAGGAGGACTACCCGGACGCGACGACGATCCTGCTGGAGCAGAACTACCGCTCCACCCAGACGATCCTCTCCGCCGCCAACGCGGTGATCGAGCGCAACGAGTCCCGCCGCCCCAAGAACCTGTGGACCAACGCGGGCGCGGGCGCCCGGATCACCGGCTATGTCGCCGACACCGAGCACGACGAGGCCCAGTTCGTCGCCGACGAGATAGACCGACTGACGGACGCGGGCGACGCGAAGGCCGGTGACGTCGCCGTCTTCTACCGGACGAACGCCCAGTCCCGTGTCTTCGAAGAGGTGTTCATCCGCGTCGGCCTGCCGTACAAGGTCGTCGGCGGCGTCCGCTTCTACGAGCGCAAGGAGGTCCGGGACGTCCTCGCGTATCTGCGGGTCCTCGCCAACCCGGAGGACTCCGTCCCGCTGCGCCGCATCCTCAACGTGCCCAAGCGCGGTATCGGCGACCGCGCCGAGGCGATGATCGACGCCCTCTCCCAGCGCGAGAAGATCAGCTTCCCGCAGGCCCTGAAGCGGGTCGACGAGGCGTACGGCATGGCGGCCCGGTCGACGAACGCGGTCAAGCGGTTCAACACGCTGATGGAGGACCTGCGGACCGTCGTCGAGTCCGGCGCCGGACCGGCGACCATCCTGGAGGCGGTGCTCGAACGCACCGGCTATCTCGCCGAGTTGCAGGCCTCCACCGACCCGCAGGACGAGACCCGTATCGAGAACCTCCAGGAACTCGCCGCCGTCGCCCTGGAGTTCGAGCAGGAGTCCGGTGCGGCGGAGGGCGAGACCGAGGGCGAGGCGGCGGCCGTCACGCCCGCCGGACTTCCCGCCTTCCTGGAGCGGGTGGCGCTGGTCGCCGACTCCGACCAGATCCCGGACGACGAGGAGGACGGCTCCGGCGTCATCACGCTCATGACCCTCCACACCGCCAAGGGCCTGGAGTTCCCGGTCGTCTTCCTGACCGGCATGGAGGACGGCGTCTTCCCGCACATGCGCGCCCTCGGCCAGACCAAGGAGCTGGAGGAGGAGCGCCGGCTCGCGTACGTCGGCATCACCCGCGCCCGGGAGCGGCTCTACCTCACCCGGTCCGCGCTCCGCAGCGCCTGGGGCCAGCCCTCGTACAACCCGCCGTCCCGCTTCCTGGAGGAGATCCCGGCCACGCACCTGGAGTGGAAGCGCACCGGGGCGACCGCGCCGGTGTCCTCGGGACCGGCCTCCGGGATCGTGTCCTCGCTGTCGTCCTCCCGCTCCCGTTCCTCGGCCTCCGGCGCGTCCGGCTTCGCGACCCGCCGGGGCGACGAGAAGCCGGTGGTCTCGCTCGCGGTGGGCGACCGCGTCACCCATGACCAGTTCGGCCTCGGCACGGTCGTCGGTGTCGGGGGCGCGGGCGCCAACGCGGAGGCGACGATCGACTTCGGCGACGCAAAGCCCAAGCGGCTGCTGCTGCGCTACGCGCCGGTGGAGAAGCTGTAG
- a CDS encoding M23 family metallopeptidase, with translation MNDRHPSGTATPPAPASEADPAHYASYGHQEATYGDFTTYGDYPATGFDSGNGAQATVTGTFATDPLFGDLPGNDTGTGTGTYDASQWATGSHQTLNYDPYAAQHQAAYDTGSYDTTSWSAGYEHLSQVPTQSTGPDASGQWDASGWLQAEQSDESGQLGQSDQTQQWIGTQHFDTGAFDATQWNSDGTPAGDEHGGSASESYEHAGSGAESYDAHEHPQTVMVDLSGVDLSAEAADFHQQATATFEQIAPYDQDEHHLADGEFETDDADRGAVLLDGEEEVVPAAAAGASPGRAAGRAASRSRRKPPAKRSALLTVAVPSACVMGVAGIAAASVGATSDDTETTASVKSDDATAVKPSTANNQLDTQLESLSAEADDFADRASRTQERIDLKAQQELEQKKAAAEAARKERLRPKFALPVARHGLSAYYGQSGVNWMSLHTGIDFPVTYGTPVMAATDGTVRTQWNSAYGNMVIVTAKDGTETWYCHLSTYKVASGTTVKAGDTIAYSGNSGNSTGPHLHFEVHPAGGSAIDPLPWLRSHGLDPT, from the coding sequence GTGAACGATCGTCACCCGTCGGGGACCGCAACACCCCCGGCTCCGGCTTCCGAAGCCGACCCGGCGCACTACGCGTCGTACGGCCACCAGGAAGCCACGTACGGCGACTTCACCACGTACGGCGACTACCCCGCCACCGGTTTCGACTCCGGCAACGGCGCCCAGGCGACCGTCACCGGGACCTTCGCGACCGACCCGCTCTTCGGTGACCTGCCGGGCAATGACACCGGCACCGGCACCGGCACCTACGACGCCTCCCAGTGGGCGACGGGCAGCCACCAGACGCTGAACTACGACCCGTACGCCGCGCAGCACCAGGCCGCGTACGACACGGGCAGCTACGACACGACGTCCTGGTCCGCCGGTTACGAGCACCTCTCCCAGGTCCCGACGCAGTCCACCGGACCCGACGCGAGCGGGCAGTGGGACGCGAGCGGCTGGCTGCAGGCCGAACAGTCCGACGAGTCCGGCCAGTTGGGGCAGTCGGACCAGACCCAGCAGTGGATCGGCACCCAGCACTTTGACACGGGCGCGTTCGACGCCACACAGTGGAACAGCGACGGCACCCCGGCGGGTGACGAGCACGGCGGTTCCGCGTCCGAGTCGTACGAACACGCGGGCAGCGGCGCCGAGTCGTACGACGCGCACGAGCACCCGCAGACCGTCATGGTGGATCTGTCGGGCGTGGACCTCTCGGCCGAGGCCGCCGACTTCCACCAGCAGGCGACCGCCACCTTCGAGCAGATCGCCCCGTACGACCAGGACGAACACCACCTCGCGGACGGCGAGTTCGAGACCGACGACGCGGACCGCGGCGCCGTTCTCCTCGACGGCGAGGAGGAGGTCGTCCCGGCCGCAGCCGCAGGCGCGAGCCCCGGCCGGGCGGCCGGCCGCGCGGCCTCCCGGTCCCGCCGGAAGCCTCCGGCCAAACGTTCCGCCCTGCTGACCGTGGCCGTTCCGTCGGCCTGTGTCATGGGGGTCGCGGGCATCGCGGCGGCCTCGGTCGGCGCCACGTCGGACGACACGGAGACGACGGCGTCGGTCAAGTCGGACGACGCCACGGCCGTGAAGCCGTCCACCGCCAACAACCAGCTCGACACCCAGCTGGAGAGCCTCTCCGCCGAGGCCGACGACTTCGCCGACCGGGCCAGCCGGACGCAGGAGCGCATCGACCTCAAGGCCCAGCAGGAGCTGGAGCAGAAGAAGGCGGCGGCCGAGGCGGCCCGCAAGGAGCGACTGCGGCCGAAGTTCGCGCTGCCGGTCGCCCGCCACGGGCTCAGCGCGTACTACGGACAGTCCGGCGTCAACTGGATGTCCCTGCACACCGGCATAGACTTCCCCGTCACGTACGGCACCCCCGTGATGGCCGCGACCGACGGCACCGTGCGCACCCAGTGGAACAGCGCCTACGGCAACATGGTCATCGTGACCGCCAAGGACGGCACCGAGACCTGGTACTGCCACCTCTCCACGTACAAGGTCGCCTCCGGTACGACGGTCAAGGCCGGCGACACCATCGCCTACTCCGGCAACTCTGGCAATTCGACCGGCCCGCACCTGCACTTCGAGGTGCACCCGGCGGGCGGCTCCGCGATCGACCCGCTGCCGTGGCTGCGCAGCCACGGACTGGACCCGACGTAA